One Astyanax mexicanus isolate ESR-SI-001 chromosome 3, AstMex3_surface, whole genome shotgun sequence genomic region harbors:
- the LOC111195504 gene encoding zinc finger protein 239, with protein MESINSSTHESSSTQCMDASVKIEQNITEEVASYICTECGKSFRFPSTFKRHQRIHTGEKPYHCLECGKSFRETDTLSKHQRIHTGEKPFHCSECGKRFNQQSHLQRHQSIHKGEKPYNCSECGKSFRYSDTLQNHQRIHTGEKPFQCSDCGMSFIESGVLRKHQRTHTGEKPYNCSECGKSFVQQSHLRRHERIHTGEKPYFCTECGQSFRESGTLSKHMRIHTGERPFDCLECGQKFRDSGTLLKHQRIHTGEKPYFCSDCGQSFRDSGTLLKHQRIHTGEKPFPCSDCGQRFRDSSTLYKHQRIHTRDKPFHCSDCGKIFIESNDLKDHQCMRETNESLCLGESSLLEKP; from the coding sequence ATGGAATCCATAAATTCCAGCACTCATGAAAGTTCTTCTACTCAGTGCATGGATGCATCTGTCAAAATTGAACAAAACATTACTGAAGAAGTAGCATCCTACATTTGtacagagtgtggaaagagttttagatTTCCCAGTACCTTTAAAAGACACCAGCggattcacacaggagaaaaaccatatcactgcttagagtgtggaaagagttttagagAAACTGATACCCTCAgtaaacaccagcgcattcacactggagagaaaccatttcactgtTCAGAATGTGGAAAGAgatttaatcaacagagtcatctccaaagACACCAAAGCATTCACaaaggagagaaaccgtataattgttcagagtgtggaaagagttttagatACAGTGATACCCTCCAAAatcaccaacgcattcacactggagagaaaccatttcagtgctcagactgtgggatgagTTTTATTGAGAGTGGTGTCCTCAGGAAACATCAGCgcactcacactggagagaaaccgtataactgttcagagtgtggaaagagttttgttcaacagagtcatctccgaAGGCAtgagcgcattcacactggagagaaaccgtatttctGCACAGAGTGTGGGCAGAGTTTTAGAGAGAGTGGTACCCTCAGTAAACAtatgcgcattcacacaggagagagaccgtTTGACTGTTTAGAGTGTGGACAGAAATTCAGAGACAGTGGTACCCTCCttaaacaccagcgcattcacactggtgagaaaccgtatttctgctcagactgtggacaGAGCTTTCGAGACAGTGGTACTCTTCTTAAACatcaacgcattcacactggagagaaaccgtttcctTGTTCTGACTGTGGACAGAGATTTAGAGACAGTAGTACCCTCTATAAACACCAGCGGATTCACACCCGAGAtaaaccatttcactgctcagactgtggaaagattTTTATTGAGAGTAATGACCTCAAGGATCACCAGTGCATGAGAGAAACAAATGAGAGTTTGTGTTTGGGAGAGAGTAGTTTATTGGAGAAACCCTAG
- the LOC125780409 gene encoding zinc finger protein 501-like yields MESIYSSTLETTSTQCMDASVKHEQNTTEKVYSLQCTECGKCFKYPSTFERHQRIHTGEKPYHCSECGKSFRDNDTLCKHQRIHTGEKPYHCSECGKRFIQQSHLQRHQRIHTGEKPYNCSECGKSFRNSDTLYNHQRIHTGDKPFYCSECGMSFNQNSILQKHLRIHTGEKPYYCSDCGQRFRDSGALYKHQRIHTGEKPYHCSECGLSFTEGGALTTHQRIHTGEKPYHCSDCGKSFNQHSSLQAHKRIHTGEKPYFCSECALNFSRHGSLQKHQRIHTGEKPYVCSEYGKRFIDSGALKNHQRVHTGEKPYHCSDCGRNFRENRFLKKHQKVHTGEKSYS; encoded by the coding sequence ATGGAATCCATATATTCCAGCACTCTGGAAACTACTTCTACTCAGTGCATGGATGCATCTGTCAAACATGAACAAAACACTACTGAGAAAGTATACTCCCTCCAGTGTACAGAGTGTGGAAAGTGTTTTAAATATCCTAGTACCTTTGAAAGACACCAGCggattcacacaggagaaaaaccatatcactgctcagagtgtggaaagagttttagagACAATGATACCCTCTGtaagcaccagcgcattcacactggagagaaaccgtatcactgttcagaatgtgggaagagatttattcaacagagtcatctccaaagACACCAacgtattcacacaggagaaaaaccgtataactgttcagagtgtggaaagagttttagaaACAGTGATACCCTCTACAATCATCAGCGCATTCATACAGGAGATAAACCAttttactgctcagagtgtgggatgagttttaATCAAAACAGCATTCTTCAGAAACACCTacgcattcacacaggggagaaaccatattactgttcagactgtggacaGAGATTTCGAGACAGTGGTGCCCTTtataaacaccagcgcattcacacaggagagaaaccatatcactgctcagagtgtggactGAGTTTTACTGAGGGTGGTGCCCTCACAActcaccagcgcattcatactggagagaaaccatatcactgttcagaTTGTGGAAAAAGTTTTAATCAACATAGTTCTCTGCAAGCAcacaagcgcattcacactggagagaaaccgtatttctGTTCAGAGTGTGCTTTGAATTTTAGTCGTCACGGCagtctccaaaaacaccagcgcattcacactggagagaaaccatatgtGTGCTCAGAGTATGGAAAGCGATTTATTGACAGCGGTGCCCTTAAAAatcaccagcgtgttcacacagGGGAGAAACCCTATCACTGTTCTGATTGTGGGAGGAACTTTAGAGAGAATCGTTTCCTCAAGAAACACCAGAAAGttcatacaggagagaaatcGTATAGCTGA